Genomic window (Streptomyces sp. NBC_01431):
TCAGGCGGCCTGGGTGTTGAGCACGTACTCGCGCGAGGCGTGGACCTCGCCGCGCAGGGCGGGCAGGTCGACACCGAGGACCTGGCCGTTCCACTTGCGCACTTCGCCGTTGATGAGGACCGCGCTGATGTTGCGGGCGTCCGAGCCCAGGACGACGGTGCCGATCGGATCGTTGAGTGGCATGTTGTTGAGGTCCTCGGCCTGGATGACGAGCAGGTCGGCCTTCTTGCCGGCAGTGAGCGAGCCGGTGACGCCGGCCAGACCGTTGGTGCGGGCGCCCTGGAGCGTGGCGAAGTCCAGGACGTCGTGGGTGGTGATGCGTGCCTGCTGTTGGCCGGTGCCGTGGACGGCGTTGACCGCGCGCATCCGCTGGATGGCGTGCAGAGCCCGCATCTGCGTGAACATGTCGCTGACCAGGGCCACTTCGACGTCGATGCTCAGCCCCGGGCGGACCCCGGCCGACAGGGCCTCATCGATCGCCGGGATCGCGGTCTCCAGTCCGATCTGCGCGTCCGAGGTCGGGGCCAGCGCGATTGTCGTGCCGCTCTCCCCGATCGCCTTCCACGCCGCCGGAGTCAGGCCGGTGGCGTGGATGAGGGTGACTTCCGCGCCGAGGATGCCGTCCTTCGCCCACTGCCCGATGGCCTTCGAGGAGGACGCGCCGAAGACGGCATCAACACTCACCCCGATCCCCAACTCCTGTGCCGTACACGCGAGTTCACGACCAAAGGCGAGAGCGGGCCCGGCAATCTCGTCGGTGGCCAGCGCCGCCAGGCGCAGGGTCAGCAGGTGGTCGTCCCCGGAGAAGTACGTGTCCTTGAGGCGGGCCAGGTCACCGGGCCACTGCTTGGCCCAGTCACCGAAATGCGGGCCCATGGAGGCGTGCACGCCACGGATGCCGGTGTCGATGAGGGCTTGGACAGCGGCGTCGGAGTGCTCGGGGGTGCGGGAGTTGTGGGAGAAGTCGAGCATGCAGGTGATGCCGCTGTCGATCGCCGTCAGCGCGGCGAGCTTGGTACCGGTGTACATGTCGTTGGGCCGGTAGACGGTGGCGTAACCGGCGAGGGTGGACATCACATAGGCGCCGAGGTCGTCCACGTCCGGCATGATCCGGCGCAGCTGGGTCTCCCAGGCGTGCCGGTGTGTGTCGACGAAGCCGGGCATGAGGATGGTGCCGGTGGCGTCGACGACCACCGCGCCGTCCCGGCTCAGATCGGGGCCGATCGCGGTGATCGTGTCGCCCTCGACGAGCAGATCGGTGCCATCCAGGACTCCGGAACCGGGATCCATGGTGACAAGGGTCGCGCCGGTGAACAGAATGCGCCGCTTCGGGTCCGCGGAGCGGCGCTGAAGCTGTTCGAGCACGGCAGGGCTGGTGGTGCCGGAGGCGATCAAGGAAAGGTCCTGTCTGTCATGCCAGGGCGATGCGCCTTTGCGGGGCGAGCGATGACCTCAGCATCGGTCCGGCCGACGGCGGCAACCAGGCACCCGTCTGCCCAGGTACGGCACACCCGGGCTCACCACCGCCATGCGCCCCCGCGACCCGCAAGAACCGGCCGCCGCCGTCGCTCGGTATCAGCCGCACCTCCAGACACTGTCGGCACTCTCACTCGGCCTGATCACTGGGGCACGGCTCGGTCGAGGTGGATTCGCTCGGCGAAGTAGAACCCGCTCCCCGGACGGCAGACAACTCGGGGAGGACCAACGGCTGTTGGAGGCGACGAACGCCACCGGGGCAGCCGGGCAGGACACTTGGAGCGTAGCTCCGTCGATCACGAGGCCCGGATGCGCGGATCGGTCAGCCATGTTGGGACGCCCCCTCCCGGAACAAGCGATTCCGTCGCCAAGAGTATTTTGAACAACGGATTGAGAAGATCTATAGCTCCTTGACGATGAAATCAGTAACATCTCCCACTGCTCATCCCGCCACGGGACCACAACCCGGCCGCCCCTCGGAGAGGAAGCACCCCATGGACTCCGCTAATCCGGAACGCCAGTTGCCGGTCACCGATCGCACCCGGCACCGCCGCTTCCGGGAACAGGGCAGCCTGGATCGCGACCAGCTCGACGCGATCCTCGGCGCAGGCTTCATCTGCCACCTCGGCGTCACCGTCGAAGGGACGCTGATGGTCATACCGACCGTCTACGGTTCCGACGGCAGCACCCTGTACTTCCACGGCTCGGTTGCCAGCCGCAGCCTGCTCGCGTCACCCGACGCCACGGTCTGCGTCACGGTCACCCACGTCGACGGCCTCGTCCTCGCACGCTCGGTGTTCGAGCACGGCGTCAACTACCGCAGCGCCATGGTCTACGGCACCCCCCGACTGGTCACGGACCCCGACGAGAAGCTGGCCGGTCTGCGCTGCCTGACCGAGCACGCCACGCCGGGCCAATGGGACTATGCCCGCCAACCGAGCCGCAAGGAAATCGCCGCGACCGCCCTGCTCGCCCTCTCCCTGAACGAGGCGTCCGTCAAGATCCGTACCGGCGCCCCGGACGATGGCGACAGCGAGGACGCCCGACTCGGCCTGTGGGCAGGTGTCCTGCCGCTACGCGCCACGTGGGGCGCCCTGGAGCCTGACCCTGCGCTGCCCGAGGGCGTCGAAGCCCCCGCCCATTTGACGAAGCGGGTCGGCGCCCCGGCGAACTGAATGCCACGCCGCCCCCGGTGCGGCCCACATGGCCGACCTGCCGTACCAGGGTTCACAACGCCAGAACCATCCGCCCAAAGGGCTGATCCGCTCTTTCAGTCCATGCAGTGGAACACTGCCGTCGCGGCGGCAGTCACGGTGAGGATGGTGAAGCCGAGCATGAAGACCCGCAGCCTCGCTGCCAGCACCAGGGCGCGCACGCTACGCGGTGCGCACCAGCCGCATTCGTCTGCCTCGTGTCCGGCCAGCTCCAGCCAGTAGACACTCGGCAGCTCAACGCGCGAAAAAACGGTGTCCATCGTCGCATCGTCGCTGTCGTTCAAGTTCATGCCAGCACCAACGCCGATGCCGCGCGGCAGGCAACGCCGACTCAGGTCAACGCAACCCAATCGTGCTCTGGCTGGTGAAAGTCATACTGGAACTGGATGAGTCGGGCACGCCAACTCGCCGTGTACCAGCGGAACTTCAAGCCGCGCCGGGACTTGGTCGGTCCCTGCGAGCACGGCGCCTTCGCGCGCTACGCGGCCCTCCCGGAGTTCGCAAAAGAGCATCCGGGAGGGCTTTCACATAACCATCGTCGGCAAGGCGTGGGGCCCCGGCAGGACGGGAGGGTCAGCGCAGTCCGGCGAAGAGATCGTTCTCGGGCAGGGCCGCTCCGGTGGCGTCCTTGACGCGTACGAAAGTCTCCATGCCCATCAGCTCGCCGAACCTCTCCTTGCCCATCTTGAGGAAGAAGATGTTCTCGCCCTGGCTGGCGTGGGCGGCCAGCGCATCGAACTTCTGACCGCTGAACGCGGTGGTGTCCACCCACGTGGTGATCTCATCGTCGGGCAGGCCGATCTCGGCCAGCGCGGCGGCCTCGGCGGGATCCGGCTCCGGCATGTCCTCCTGAAACTCGCGCATGGTCTCCCCGAACCGCTGCATCGCCGAGCGGGGCATCGTCGTCCAGTACACCTTCGGTGTCAGCGCGGTCATCTCCAGCGCCGCCATCGTGATGCGGTGGGCCTGGATGTGGTCGGGGTGGCCGTAGAAGCCGTTCTCGTCATAGGTGACGACCACATCGGGTCGGTAGTGCCGCATGAGGTCGGCAAGTCGGGCGGCGCCTTCCTCAACCGGGGTCTGCCAGAAGGATCCGGGGGCGTCGTTGCTCGGCCAGCCCATCATCCCGGAGTCGGCATAGTCCAGCATCTCCAGATCGCTGATCTTCAGGACGTCGCAGCTCGCCTCAAGTTCTTGACGGCGCATCAAGGCGACGGCCACCGGGTCGTGCCCGGGATCGCCCGGCTTGGCGCCCCCCGTTCCGTCACCGCAGCCGCCGTCGGTACACGTCACGAGAACCGTTCGGAAGCCTTCCGCCGCATATCGCGCGAGGACCCCTCCGGTTCCGGTGGCCTCGTCGTCGGGGTGAGCGTGTACTGCCATGAGCGTCAAGGGCCGGTCAGTCATGAAACAGTCCTCCTGCGGAGCGGAAATACGTCTTGGTCCGAGTGCGCGGCGGGCGTACCGCCATCGCGGGGTCCGGATCCTGGTGGGGCGGAGACCTTGTGGTCTCCGTGTTCCCCGCCCGTGCGGCGCCGGCCCCTCGGTCGATGCAACCCTGCCGACCGGGCCGGCTGTTCCCGGCACGGCCGATCGGCCTTCCAGGGCACGTCGGCGTTTCAACGCCAACGAGGTACCGGCGCGACCTGGTGCGCGTCTCAGCGACGTGGCCCACTGGGCAAGCAGTGGCCAGTAGGCCTGAGATTTGGCACCGCCTTGACCTGTCGGGTCGGCTACGTGGAAACGCCGACGCCGTTCGCGTGCGGCGCCCGGTCGGCGCTCACCTGCCGGAGGAGCGCGAGGGCCTCCTCGGCAGGGGAACCAGCGGGGGTGGTGCACACGATGAGCGCCTGGTCCGGTGAACGGGCCACGGACAGCGTCTGCTGAGTCACCGTCACCGTGCCGACGACGGGGTGGCGCAGCTCGTAGGAGACGGCGTCGCACGGCGCCACGCGGTGGTCGGCCCACATCGCGACGAACTCCGGGCTGTTCATGGTCAGTTCACCGATCAGCGCGGCAAGGAGCGGGTCGTCCGGGTGCCTGCCGACGGCGATGCGCAGGTTGCCGACCACCGCGCGGGCCTTGCGCGTCCAGTTCGCGTACAGCTCCCGGCAGTGCGGGTCAAGGAACAGCATCCGGCTCATGTTCGGGCGTCGCCCCTGGTCGTCCGGGCCTGCTGGGTCCAGGTGGCCGGCCAGCAGGGCGTGCCCAAGGGCGTTCCAGGCCAGCACGTCGGTGCGGCGACCGAGCACGATCGCCGGGACGCCCTCGACGGCGCGGAGGAGGTCGCGGGTTTCGTCGGCGAGCTTCTCGGGTCGCGGGCGGCGCGGCCGGGGTGCGTGGCGGGCGGCACCGGCGAGCCGGTCGAGGTGCTCGCGCTCATGGACATCGAGCAGGAGAGCGCGGGCGATCGCGTCGAGCACCTCGGCAGAGGCCCCGCGGGACAGGCCCTGTTCCAGCCGTGCGTAGTACGAGACGCTGACGCCCGCCAGCTGGGCCAGTTCCTCGCGCCGGAGCCCGGCCACCCGTCTGCGGGGCCCGAGGTCGCGCAGGCCGACGTCCTCGGGTCGCAGGCGCGCGCGTCGGGCTTGGAGGAAGGCGCCGAGCGGTCCGGGTGCGTTCATCACCCCAGTATTCGGTGCGCCACCGGATCCCAGCCACACCCTGCGAGGGGTAGGACAACACGGGAGTGGCGCGAGCCCGTCCACGTGCCCAGGCTCGGTCTCACGCACCACCCACCCCGGACTTGAGGACGGACACATGGATCACAACCCGGAGCAACTCACCCTGGGCGACGTCAGCGTCACCCGCATCAAAGAGTTCTACGGCTCGGTCGAAATGCCCCCTGGCCAGTTCTTTCCCGACAGCCAGGACAGCATGTGGGACAAGCACCGCGACTGGCTGGCCCCCGACTTCTGGAACCCGAAGACGAACGAGTGTCATACAGCGATCCAGTCCTGGCTGCTGCACAGCGAGGGACGCACCATCCTCGTCGACACCGGTGTCGGCAACCACAAGGACCGGCCCTACGCACCGTTGTGGAGCCGCCTGGATACCAACTACCTCGCCAACCTGGCCGCCGCCGGGCTGCGCCCCGAGGACATCGACATCGTGGTCAACACCCATCTGCACATCGATCACGTCGGCTGGAACACCCGCCTCGACGGCCGCGATTGGGTGCCGACCTTCCCCAACGCCACGTACCTGATCAACCGGCGGGACTTCGACTTCTGGGACCCGGCCAACGAGAACAAGTCCGTACTGGGCCGCGGGAACCAGAACGTCTTCGAGGACAGCGTCACGCCGGTCCACCAGGCAGGGCTCACCCACCTGTGGGAGGAGACGTACCGGATCGACAAGAATCTGCGTCTCGATCTCGCTCCCGGGCACACTCCCGGCTCGTCCGTACTCACCCTGCGATCCCGCGGCGATCAGGCGTTGTTCGTCGGGGACCTGGTGCACACCGCGCTGCAAATCGCCGAGCCCGAGACCAACTCCTGCTTCTGCGAGGACCCGGCACAGGCCCGCGTCACGCGGTACGAACTGCTCGGCCGCGCCGCCGAGAACAACGCGCTCGTCTTCCCTGCGCACTTCGGCGGCCAAGGCGCCGCGGAGGTCGCTCGCAGCGGGTCGAAGTTCGCGATCAAGGAGTGGGCGGCCTTCTCCCCCATCTCCTGATGTCCCCTTCCAGAGAGGAAGAGTGTCCCATGGCTCAACAAGCAGACCCGGTGGTCGAAACACCCGCGGGCGCTGTGCGCGGCGTCCGTGACGGATCCGGGGAGCGCTACCGCGCCCTGCCCTACGCGGCGGCACCGACCGGCGCCGGCCGTTT
Coding sequences:
- a CDS encoding amidohydrolase family protein, with amino-acid sequence MIASGTTSPAVLEQLQRRSADPKRRILFTGATLVTMDPGSGVLDGTDLLVEGDTITAIGPDLSRDGAVVVDATGTILMPGFVDTHRHAWETQLRRIMPDVDDLGAYVMSTLAGYATVYRPNDMYTGTKLAALTAIDSGITCMLDFSHNSRTPEHSDAAVQALIDTGIRGVHASMGPHFGDWAKQWPGDLARLKDTYFSGDDHLLTLRLAALATDEIAGPALAFGRELACTAQELGIGVSVDAVFGASSSKAIGQWAKDGILGAEVTLIHATGLTPAAWKAIGESGTTIALAPTSDAQIGLETAIPAIDEALSAGVRPGLSIDVEVALVSDMFTQMRALHAIQRMRAVNAVHGTGQQQARITTHDVLDFATLQGARTNGLAGVTGSLTAGKKADLLVIQAEDLNNMPLNDPIGTVVLGSDARNISAVLINGEVRKWNGQVLGVDLPALRGEVHASREYVLNTQAA
- a CDS encoding pyridoxamine 5'-phosphate oxidase family protein; translation: MDSANPERQLPVTDRTRHRRFREQGSLDRDQLDAILGAGFICHLGVTVEGTLMVIPTVYGSDGSTLYFHGSVASRSLLASPDATVCVTVTHVDGLVLARSVFEHGVNYRSAMVYGTPRLVTDPDEKLAGLRCLTEHATPGQWDYARQPSRKEIAATALLALSLNEASVKIRTGAPDDGDSEDARLGLWAGVLPLRATWGALEPDPALPEGVEAPAHLTKRVGAPAN
- a CDS encoding PIG-L family deacetylase gives rise to the protein MTDRPLTLMAVHAHPDDEATGTGGVLARYAAEGFRTVLVTCTDGGCGDGTGGAKPGDPGHDPVAVALMRRQELEASCDVLKISDLEMLDYADSGMMGWPSNDAPGSFWQTPVEEGAARLADLMRHYRPDVVVTYDENGFYGHPDHIQAHRITMAALEMTALTPKVYWTTMPRSAMQRFGETMREFQEDMPEPDPAEAAALAEIGLPDDEITTWVDTTAFSGQKFDALAAHASQGENIFFLKMGKERFGELMGMETFVRVKDATGAALPENDLFAGLR
- a CDS encoding helix-turn-helix domain-containing protein gives rise to the protein MNAPGPLGAFLQARRARLRPEDVGLRDLGPRRRVAGLRREELAQLAGVSVSYYARLEQGLSRGASAEVLDAIARALLLDVHEREHLDRLAGAARHAPRPRRPRPEKLADETRDLLRAVEGVPAIVLGRRTDVLAWNALGHALLAGHLDPAGPDDQGRRPNMSRMLFLDPHCRELYANWTRKARAVVGNLRIAVGRHPDDPLLAALIGELTMNSPEFVAMWADHRVAPCDAVSYELRHPVVGTVTVTQQTLSVARSPDQALIVCTTPAGSPAEEALALLRQVSADRAPHANGVGVST
- a CDS encoding MBL fold metallo-hydrolase; protein product: MDHNPEQLTLGDVSVTRIKEFYGSVEMPPGQFFPDSQDSMWDKHRDWLAPDFWNPKTNECHTAIQSWLLHSEGRTILVDTGVGNHKDRPYAPLWSRLDTNYLANLAAAGLRPEDIDIVVNTHLHIDHVGWNTRLDGRDWVPTFPNATYLINRRDFDFWDPANENKSVLGRGNQNVFEDSVTPVHQAGLTHLWEETYRIDKNLRLDLAPGHTPGSSVLTLRSRGDQALFVGDLVHTALQIAEPETNSCFCEDPAQARVTRYELLGRAAENNALVFPAHFGGQGAAEVARSGSKFAIKEWAAFSPIS